The Acidobacteriota bacterium genome includes the window GTCTTCGGAGTGCGCGCGCTGGACAGGCAGGGGCATCGGAGCCTGCCGGTCGTCCCGCAGCCGAAGATGCGTCAAGCGACGCCACCCGCAGCAACGCCCGCACCGTCCGAAAAGAAGTAGCATCAAAGAGAGAGCATGACGACGCGACGTTACAACCCGAGCGGTGGCGGTGGCATGGGCATGGGAGGCTTCCCGCCGTTCACGGGTGCGGTGCGTTCCATCATCCTGGTAAGCGCCGGGATCTACGTTGTGATCCTGCTGCTGTCCGCCTTTGCGCCCGCGCTGGCGGCCACCATCGTTGCCCTCGGGACGCTGAGCCGCGAGACCGTGCTGCAAGGGTGGGTCTGGCAGTTCCTTAGTTATGGCTTCGTGAACGTGGATCCGCTGAACTTTGTGTTGTCGATGCTGGGTGTCTATTTCCTGGGCGGAGCGGTGGAAGCGCAGATTGGAAGCCGCCGCTTCGTGCAGTTGTACCTGAGCTCGCTGATCGTTGCCGGCATGCTCGGCTTTGCGCTTTCGCTCACGGGAGTGGTCGGAAGCGGGCCGGCGTTGGGTCCGGGAGCCGCCGCGAACGCGATCCTGATGGTTTTCTTCCTGCTCAACCGTGACGCGACCATCATCCCTATCCCCATCCCTATTCCCGTACCGGTGCGGTTCATCGTGTTCATCTCCGCCGGGATCGAGACGGCTTACCTGCTGCTGAACCGGTTCGCTCTCTTCTACCTGGTACTCCTGCTCGGCTTGGGCGCTGGATATCTGTGGTTCGCAGTCGTCCTCGGCAGGAGTCGCGCGCCCGCGCGTGGCTTTGCCGGGCGCGGCCTATCCGACCGCGCGTATGTCCCGCCGGGCAAGATGAAGAGCGAAGGCCCGTTCGCGCGGATGAAGAACGCTTACTACCGCTGGAAACGGAAGCGCGCCGCGCGCAAGTTCGAGGTCTACATGCGCGACCATGATCGCGATGTGAAGTTCGATGAGCACGGGAATTACATCCCGCCGACGGACGAACCGCCCAAGAAGGGCAACGGCGAGGACCGCGGCGGCTGGGTGAATTGATTGTTGATTATTGAGTGTTGATTGAGAACCAAGCCCCCTCTCCCCAAGCTGCGGCTGGCGTGGTATATTTCCGCCCCCGAACACAAACCTTATGAGACTCACACGTCTACACATCCTGTTGGCTGTCGTTATTCCTGTGTGCATGGTCACGAGCAGCTTTGCGGCGAGCGCGGCGGACCGCGCACGGCGCTGGAAGACGCCGAACGGCACACGCGAGATCTTGATGAACCACCGTGAGGCGCAAGGCCTGGGCGACTACGGCAAAGAGAAGCTGAAGGGCTTCAACGCCATCCGTGTGACGCGCAAGATCACGCGCTCGGGAGCGGTGAGCTACCACGACGCGTGCGAGGCGAAAGAGCCTGACCGCATCCGCACGGAAAGTGGCGCGGGCACAGGAGCGATCGTGATCAACACATCTACCCTGCGCATCGAGACGGACAACTCCGGCACGGTGAACCGGCGGCCGCCCACGCCCTACCACGACAGCGTGATCGCGATGTGCCTGGTCATGCCTTCCAAGAGTGCGACCTCAGAGAGAGTGCGCATGCTGGGCAAGGAGCGCGTGGACGGCAAGTGGGCGTACCACATGCTCGCCATCGACGACGTGGGCCAGTATGACGAATGGATCAGCGCCGCCGATTACACCCTGGTGCAGCGCAAGCAGCCGGGCGTGATCCTGAACACGACCGAGCAATGGAGCGACTTCCGCAACGTGAGCGGCATCATGGTGCCGTTCGACCATTTCACCCGCAACACTTCGACGCTGAATCCGTGGACCGAGGATGAGGCGCTGACCAAGATGGATTTCGATCCGCAGATCAACGATGCGGATTTCTCCGCCGAGGCGACCAAGCCCACCATGACGGCGTCGGCAGGAACAACCAGCGCTTCGAGCGGATCACGGCCGGCTGGTTCGACGCCGGGGACCGTGCTCAGCGGGAATGTGGGCGGACAGAATCTCTCGGTGAACGTGAACGACACGCTGGCAACGCTGACTGGACGCCAGCCGCAGGCACAGGCCACGACGACTACGCCGACGGCGGAGTCGCCAAGTGCCAGCAGTTCGAACGCGCAGGCAGCGGTGGCAAAGCAAGTGGCACAGGCGGCGAAAGATCCGAACGCGACGGTGACGGCGGCGCAAACGGCGGCGGCGAACAAGCAGCTACCATCGTCGGCGGCAGGGGCCGGCGTGGGCACAGGGGCGCCTATTCCTGGAACCAGCGTGGTACGGCAGATCGGGCATGGGCAGATCATCTCGCCGGCGTGCTCGGACGCTACCAACCTGGTGGCCATCGACGAGGTCTCGACCGGCTACAAAGATCCCTCCGCCGACATGCGCTTCACCGTGACCAACATCGGCTCGGAAGAGCTGTACGTGGACCGGGTGAACTGCAAAGAGGTCTCCCGCATCAAGCCGCGCGATTCGAAGCGCTGCATCTACGCTGCGAAGTCGGGTTGGGTGGTGGTGGTGGCAAAGTCGCGCGACGTGCTGAACCCTTCGAGCGGCGGCGCCAACGTATGCGGCGAGGGCTTCAACGCGCTAACGACGATGCAGGAGTCGAAGGTCGGGGTGACCAAATGAACGCCCCGAAGTAGCGTTAGGAGCAGGAATAGAAGACGCTAGCGCTTACGAGCGCCGGTGGGACGCAAACGCGGCGCCCGCCGGCGCTCTTTTTCTTTGCCCCCAGGGCGGGTGGCGCCATCCGCTGAACCGACCACGTGCAGGCGCATGAAGTTGGTCGAACCGGAGGAGCGCTGCGTGCCGGCGACGATGCCCATCACATCTCCGGGAGTAACGGCGCGCACGCGCATGAGTTGATCTTCCGCCATCCGCACCATGTCCTCGGTGAGGGGCGCGTGCTGGCACGGCATGGGGGTCACACCCCAATACAGGTTCAGGCGATTGCAGACGGTGGAGATGGACGAGAAAGCATAGATCGTCGCCTTAGGACGGTACTTCGAGATCAGGCGCGCAGTCGAGCCGGTGGCGGTGAAGACGGCGATGGCGCGCATGTCGAGGTCCTCGGCGGCGTGCGCGATGGATTCGCAGATGGTCTCGGAGATGGAGAGCGAGCGGCTATCGTGGCGGCGCTCCCGGACCCCACCTTCGTGCATGTGCGCTTCGGTCTCAATGATGATGCGCGACATGATGCTGACGGCTTCGCGGGGATACTTGCCATTGGCCGTCTCGCCGGAGAGCATGACGGCGTCGGTACCATCGTAGATGGCGTTGGCCACGTCGGAAGCCTCGGCGCGCGTGGGGCGCGGATTCTCGATCATGGACTCGAGCATCTGCGTGGCGGTGATGACCGGCTTCCGCCAGTCGAGGGCGCGGCGGATGATGTGTTTCTGGATGACGGGGACTTTTTCCGGCGGCATCTCGACGCCGAGGTCACCGCGCGCGACCATCACGCCGTCGGCGACATCGAAGATCTCTTCGAGATGTTCGATGGCCTGCGGTTTCTCGAGCTTTGCGATCACGGGCACGTCGGAATGGTGCGCGCTCACGATCTTCTTGACTGCGAGCACGTCGCCGGCGGTGCGGATGAAGGAGATGGCGACGGCGTCCACGCCATTCTTCAATCCAAAGACGAGGTCTTTCTCGTCCTTCTCGGTCATGGAAGGCATGCTGAGCGCGGCACCCGGGATGTTGATGCCCTTGTGCTCGCCGAGCATGCCGCCGTTGACGACTTCGCACTCGACGTCGTCACCGCGGATGGCCTTGACGCGCAGCTCGATGAGTCCGTCGGAGAGCAGGATGGGCATGCCGGGCTGAACGTCGCGGGCCAGCGAATCGACGGTGGTCGAGATCACGCTGGCGGCGCCCAGGATGTCGCGCGGAGTGAGGGTGATGCGCGAGCCGGCCTTGAGCATGACGGGCCTGCGCTGCTTGAGTCGTCCGGTACGCATCTTCGGACCTTGCAGGTCCTGCAGGATGCAGATGGAATGGCCTTCCTTGGCGGCGACATGCCGCAAGCGCTCGATGACGCGGGCGTGCTCCTCGTGGGTGCCGTGGGAGAAGTTGAGGCGGGCGACATCCATGCCGAGCCGCATGAGGTCGCGCATCATGGCCTCGGTATTCGAGGCCGGACCGAGGGTGCAAACGATCTTGGCGCGACGCAGCCGATGGTGCGGCTCCGCCGTGTCTCGCCAGCTCTCGGGCTGATCGATCTGTTCTACGTTGGCCATGGGGAATCAAGCATGGGAAACAAGACCTGGGGATCTGACCGCGGAAACGTGACCCTACAACCTGACACTGGAACGTGACACTGGAACGTGACACTGGAATGTGACCCCGGGGAAACGTAACAGTCTAACGCACCCCGACCGGATTGCCGCGCCGGTTCAGGATGGCCTTGGGCTCTTCCAGCACGACACGCGGATAGACGAGCGCGTTGAATTCCGCGCCGATCAGCACCACGACGGAGACGATGTAGGTCCAGACCAGCAGTGCGATGGCTGCTCCGAGCGAGCCGTAGATGGCGGTGTAGTTCGCGAATTTCGTCACATACCACCCGAAGCCGAGGGTGGCGGTGAACCAGGCGACGGT containing:
- a CDS encoding rhomboid family intramembrane serine protease encodes the protein MTTRRYNPSGGGGMGMGGFPPFTGAVRSIILVSAGIYVVILLLSAFAPALAATIVALGTLSRETVLQGWVWQFLSYGFVNVDPLNFVLSMLGVYFLGGAVEAQIGSRRFVQLYLSSLIVAGMLGFALSLTGVVGSGPALGPGAAANAILMVFFLLNRDATIIPIPIPIPVPVRFIVFISAGIETAYLLLNRFALFYLVLLLGLGAGYLWFAVVLGRSRAPARGFAGRGLSDRAYVPPGKMKSEGPFARMKNAYYRWKRKRAARKFEVYMRDHDRDVKFDEHGNYIPPTDEPPKKGNGEDRGGWVN
- the pyk gene encoding pyruvate kinase; this translates as MANVEQIDQPESWRDTAEPHHRLRRAKIVCTLGPASNTEAMMRDLMRLGMDVARLNFSHGTHEEHARVIERLRHVAAKEGHSICILQDLQGPKMRTGRLKQRRPVMLKAGSRITLTPRDILGAASVISTTVDSLARDVQPGMPILLSDGLIELRVKAIRGDDVECEVVNGGMLGEHKGINIPGAALSMPSMTEKDEKDLVFGLKNGVDAVAISFIRTAGDVLAVKKIVSAHHSDVPVIAKLEKPQAIEHLEEIFDVADGVMVARGDLGVEMPPEKVPVIQKHIIRRALDWRKPVITATQMLESMIENPRPTRAEASDVANAIYDGTDAVMLSGETANGKYPREAVSIMSRIIIETEAHMHEGGVRERRHDSRSLSISETICESIAHAAEDLDMRAIAVFTATGSTARLISKYRPKATIYAFSSISTVCNRLNLYWGVTPMPCQHAPLTEDMVRMAEDQLMRVRAVTPGDVMGIVAGTQRSSGSTNFMRLHVVGSADGATRPGGKEKERRRAPRLRPTGARKR